A DNA window from Streptomyces parvus contains the following coding sequences:
- a CDS encoding TetR/AcrR family transcriptional regulator, translating into MTSTAAVPPPRATYRRLSVEERRAQLLLAALGLFAHRAPDEVSLDEVAVAAGVSRPLVYRYFPGGRQQLYEAALGSAADELTLCFTEPPAGPPTERVARVLDRYLRFVDEHDTGFSALLRGGSVVETSRTTTIVDGVRRAAADEILRHLGRMGGAGEQPAGPRLRMMVRSWIAAVEAASLMWLDDGKRPAAAELRGWLVDHLIALLAATAATDPETAAVVNDLLALETSEGPAGQLAERVIPIVAEAAHLLPAPPASD; encoded by the coding sequence ATGACGTCCACCGCCGCAGTCCCGCCGCCCCGGGCGACGTACCGGAGGCTCAGCGTCGAGGAGCGCCGCGCCCAGCTGCTGCTCGCCGCGCTCGGCCTCTTCGCCCACCGGGCGCCCGACGAGGTGTCGCTCGACGAGGTGGCGGTGGCGGCCGGCGTGTCCCGGCCGCTCGTCTACCGCTACTTCCCGGGCGGCCGGCAGCAGTTGTACGAGGCCGCTCTCGGCTCGGCGGCCGACGAGCTGACGCTGTGCTTCACCGAGCCGCCGGCGGGCCCGCCGACCGAGCGGGTCGCCCGGGTGCTGGACCGCTATCTGCGCTTCGTCGACGAGCACGACACCGGGTTCAGCGCCCTGCTGCGCGGCGGCAGCGTCGTGGAGACCTCCCGTACGACGACGATCGTGGACGGGGTGCGCCGGGCGGCGGCCGACGAGATCCTGCGTCACCTCGGGCGGATGGGCGGGGCCGGGGAGCAGCCCGCCGGACCGAGGCTGCGGATGATGGTGCGCAGTTGGATCGCGGCCGTCGAGGCGGCCTCGCTGATGTGGCTGGACGACGGGAAGCGGCCGGCCGCGGCCGAGCTGCGCGGCTGGCTGGTCGACCACCTCATCGCCCTGCTCGCCGCGACCGCCGCCACCGATCCGGAGACCGCCGCGGTGGTGAACGACCTGCTGGCCCTGGAGACCTCCGAGGGACCGGCCGGACAGCTGGCGGAACGGGTGATTCCCATCGTCGCGGAGGCGGCGCACCTGCTCCCCGCGCCCCCTGCGTCAGACTGA
- a CDS encoding diiron oxygenase yields MTTVTARDATVLRDALGPLRDREQIALRLLESSAKHSFDPDTELDWDAAVEDGKWFWPPELLSLYGTPMWDRMSEEQRLDLSRHETAALASLGIWFEIILMQLLVRHVYDKPVTSNHVRYALTEIADECRHSMMFGRMIDWGGAPTYPVPRVYHNLARVLKTVSTTPGSFAATLLGEEILDWMQRLTFPDERVQTLVRGVTRIHVIEEARHVRYAREELRRQMVTAPRWERELTKVSCGEAARVFSVCFVNPQVYENVGLDRREAVAQVKANGHRAEVMQSGAKRLTDFFDDIGLLNGVGRRLWRSSGLLA; encoded by the coding sequence ATGACGACCGTCACCGCTCGCGATGCGACCGTGCTCCGCGACGCGCTCGGGCCGCTCCGCGACCGCGAGCAGATCGCCCTGCGGCTGCTCGAATCCTCGGCCAAGCACTCCTTCGACCCCGACACCGAACTCGACTGGGACGCGGCCGTCGAGGACGGCAAGTGGTTCTGGCCGCCGGAGCTGCTCTCGCTGTACGGGACCCCGATGTGGGACCGCATGTCCGAGGAGCAGCGGCTCGACCTCTCGCGCCACGAGACGGCGGCCCTGGCCTCGCTCGGCATCTGGTTCGAGATCATCCTGATGCAGCTGCTGGTCCGGCACGTCTACGACAAGCCCGTCACCAGCAACCACGTCCGCTACGCGCTCACGGAGATAGCCGACGAGTGCCGGCACTCGATGATGTTCGGCCGCATGATCGACTGGGGCGGGGCCCCGACGTATCCGGTGCCGCGCGTCTACCACAACCTCGCGCGGGTCCTGAAGACCGTCTCCACCACCCCCGGTTCGTTCGCCGCGACGCTGCTCGGCGAGGAGATCCTCGACTGGATGCAGCGGCTCACCTTCCCGGACGAGCGGGTGCAGACCCTGGTGCGCGGGGTGACCCGGATCCATGTCATCGAGGAGGCACGGCACGTCCGGTACGCCCGGGAGGAGCTGCGCCGCCAGATGGTGACCGCCCCGCGCTGGGAGCGGGAGCTGACCAAGGTCAGCTGCGGCGAGGCGGCCCGGGTCTTCTCCGTCTGCTTCGTGAACCCGCAGGTGTACGAGAACGTCGGCCTGGACCGCCGGGAGGCCGTCGCCCAGGTGAAGGCGAACGGCCACCGCGCCGAGGTCATGCAGTCCGGCGCGAAACGGCTCACCGACTTCTTCGACGACATCGGGCTGCTGAACGGCGTCGGCCGCCGACTGTGGCGAAGCTCCGGTCTGCTGGCCTGA
- a CDS encoding ferritin-like domain-containing protein produces MSTHELYTTPPAEPIWQVPATGAARFSWDYDDGRERLLALYQKGKDKQWDGNKRIDWSLEVDPTDPLGTPDEALTLYGTPHWAKMTEKDRGELRKHYTSWQFSQFLHGEQGAMVCAARIVESVPDLDAKFYSATQTMDEARHAEIYGRFLHEKIGMLYPVNDNLQGLLGDTLRDSRWDMPYLGMQVLIEGLALAAFGMIRDTTTKPLPKQILAYVMQDEARHVAFGRMALRDYYKQLSDAELREREEFVIEGCYLMRDRLSGVEVLENFGIGKQEAKDLSEHSEYLQLFRKLLFSRIVPCVKDIGLWGPRLQKAYVDMGVLELGDSSLDLLMSQDEEIAEQLDRDRFAAEEGARVAEVAEAIEEGGAAA; encoded by the coding sequence GTGTCCACTCATGAGCTCTACACCACCCCGCCCGCCGAACCGATCTGGCAGGTCCCCGCCACCGGAGCCGCCCGGTTCAGCTGGGACTACGACGACGGCCGCGAACGCCTCCTCGCCCTCTACCAGAAGGGAAAGGACAAGCAGTGGGACGGCAACAAGCGCATCGACTGGTCCCTGGAGGTCGACCCCACCGACCCGCTCGGCACCCCCGACGAGGCGCTCACCCTGTACGGCACCCCGCACTGGGCGAAGATGACGGAGAAGGACCGGGGCGAGCTGCGCAAGCACTACACCTCCTGGCAGTTCAGCCAGTTCCTCCACGGCGAGCAGGGCGCGATGGTCTGTGCGGCGCGCATCGTGGAGTCCGTCCCCGACCTCGACGCCAAGTTCTACTCCGCCACCCAGACCATGGACGAGGCCCGGCACGCCGAGATCTACGGCCGCTTCCTGCACGAGAAGATCGGCATGCTCTACCCGGTCAACGACAACCTCCAGGGGCTGCTGGGCGACACCCTGCGCGACTCCCGCTGGGACATGCCCTACCTCGGCATGCAGGTCCTGATCGAGGGCCTGGCGCTGGCCGCCTTCGGGATGATCCGCGACACGACGACCAAGCCGCTGCCCAAGCAGATCCTCGCGTACGTCATGCAGGACGAGGCCCGGCACGTCGCCTTCGGGCGGATGGCGCTGCGCGACTACTACAAGCAGCTGAGCGACGCCGAACTGCGCGAGCGAGAGGAGTTCGTCATCGAGGGCTGCTACCTGATGCGGGACCGGCTCAGCGGGGTCGAGGTCCTGGAGAACTTCGGCATCGGCAAGCAGGAGGCGAAGGACCTCTCGGAACACTCGGAGTACCTCCAGCTCTTCCGGAAGCTGCTCTTCAGCCGCATCGTCCCGTGCGTCAAGGACATCGGCCTGTGGGGCCCGCGCCTCCAGAAGGCGTACGTCGACATGGGCGTCCTCGAACTCGGCGACTCCAGCCTCGACCTGCTGATGTCCCAGGACGAGGAGATAGCCGAGCAGCTTGACCGGGACCGCTTCGCCGCCGAGGAGGGGGCCCGGGTGGCGGAGGTCGCGGAGGCGATCGAGGAAGGCGGCGCGGCGGCCTGA